DNA sequence from the Nitrospinota bacterium genome:
GTTAATATAGCCTTACCTAGGATAAGGGATTTTAAAGGAGTGTCAGATAAGGGATTTGATGGAAGAGGCAACTATTCTTTGGGGATTAGAGAACAAATCATATTCCCTGAGATTAATTATGACAAAATAAATAAAATTCAAGGAATGGGTATTGTTATCGTTACTACAGCTAAAACAGATGAGGAAGGAAAGGCACTTTTAAGATTTTTAGGGATTCCTTTTAGAAATTAGAAAAAATTGAGGGTATTTGAGTGGCGAAGAAATGTCTTATAGCGAAAGCTAACAGAAAACCTAAATTTGATGTTCGTAAATATAACAGATGTAAAATCTGTGGAAGACCAAGGGCATACTTGCGAAAATTTGAGATGTGCAGGATATGTTTTAGAGAGTTAGCTTTGAAGGGTGAAATTCCTGGTGTAATCAAGGCTAGCTGGTAATTTAAATACAAAGCATTTGGAGAA
Encoded proteins:
- a CDS encoding type Z 30S ribosomal protein S14, which produces MAKKCLIAKANRKPKFDVRKYNRCKICGRPRAYLRKFEMCRICFRELALKGEIPGVIKASW